A single Pseudomonas sp. MM223 DNA region contains:
- the cca gene encoding Multifunctional CCA protein (*Name cca) has translation MHIYKVGGAVRDRLLGLPVSDIDWLVVGATVEEMHAKGYRPVGADFPVFLHPKTGEEYALARTERKSGRGYGGFTFHASPDVTLEEDLIRRDLTINAMAEDEAGTVYDPHHGKDDLEKRILRHVSPAFAEDPLRVLRVARFAARYAPLGFRVAEETLELMRQISASGELQALTAERSWKEIERALMEPQPQVFFQVLRDCDALQALLPELADDSPGLAALEQAAAHEQPLHVRWACLLHGLAPASIKAVNQRLKAPRECQELALLTGECLALSNQALELASHGTAGSFAKV, from the coding sequence ATGCACATCTACAAAGTTGGCGGCGCCGTGCGCGACCGCCTGCTCGGCCTTCCTGTCAGCGATATCGACTGGCTCGTGGTGGGCGCCACCGTCGAAGAAATGCACGCCAAGGGCTATCGGCCGGTGGGCGCTGATTTTCCGGTGTTCCTGCACCCGAAAACCGGCGAGGAATACGCCTTGGCGCGTACCGAGCGCAAGAGCGGGCGTGGGTATGGCGGGTTCACTTTTCACGCCAGCCCTGACGTGACCCTGGAAGAAGACCTGATCCGCCGTGACCTGACCATCAACGCAATGGCCGAGGACGAAGCAGGCACGGTGTACGACCCCCACCACGGCAAAGACGACCTCGAAAAGCGAATTTTACGCCATGTATCCCCGGCATTCGCCGAAGATCCATTGCGCGTGCTGCGCGTTGCGCGGTTTGCCGCCCGCTATGCACCACTGGGTTTCCGGGTTGCCGAAGAAACGCTAGAACTGATGCGCCAGATCAGTGCCTCTGGCGAGCTACAGGCGTTGACTGCCGAGCGCAGCTGGAAGGAGATCGAGCGTGCGCTGATGGAGCCACAACCCCAGGTTTTCTTCCAGGTGTTGCGCGATTGCGATGCCCTGCAGGCGCTGCTGCCTGAGCTAGCTGACGATTCCCCGGGCTTGGCGGCACTGGAGCAGGCAGCAGCACATGAACAGCCCCTGCACGTACGCTGGGCCTGCCTACTGCACGGGCTGGCACCCGCATCGATCAAAGCCGTCAACCAGCGCCTCAAGGCACCAAGGGAATGCCAGGAGCTGGCCTTACTGACCGGAGAGTGCCTGGCCTTGAGCAATCAGGCACTGGAGCTCGCCAGCCACGGCACTGCTGGATCTTTTGCAAAAGTTTGA
- the tsaD gene encoding tRNA N6-adenosine threonylcarbamoyltransferase (*Name tsaD) yields the protein MLVLGLETSCDETGVALYDSERGLLADALFSQIDLHRVFGGVVPELASRDHVKRMLPLIRQVLEEAGCVATEIDAIAYTAGPGLIGALLVGASCAQALAFAWDIPAIGVHHMEGHLLAPMLEENPPEFPFVALLVSGGHTQLVRVDGIGQYELLGESLDDAAGEAFDKTAKLIGLNYPGGPEIARLAEQGVPGRFVFPRPMTDRPGLEFSFSGLKTFALNTWQQCKNAGDDSEQTRCDLSLAFQQAVVETLTIKCKRALKQTGLKRLVIAGGVSANKALRASLEDMLASIKGNVYYARPQFCTDNGAMIAYAGCQRLLAGQQQDLAISVQARWPMEQLPPL from the coding sequence ATGCTAGTACTGGGATTGGAAACATCCTGCGACGAAACTGGCGTCGCATTATACGACAGCGAGCGCGGTTTGTTGGCCGACGCACTGTTCAGCCAGATTGACCTGCACCGCGTGTTTGGCGGTGTGGTGCCCGAGCTTGCCTCGCGTGACCACGTAAAGCGCATGTTGCCGCTCATCCGCCAGGTGCTGGAGGAGGCGGGTTGCGTCGCCACCGAGATCGACGCCATTGCCTACACCGCAGGCCCTGGCCTGATCGGCGCATTGCTGGTGGGCGCCTCCTGCGCCCAGGCGCTGGCCTTTGCCTGGGACATTCCGGCGATTGGTGTGCACCACATGGAAGGCCACCTGCTGGCACCGATGCTGGAAGAAAACCCACCGGAGTTTCCGTTCGTCGCTTTGTTGGTTTCAGGCGGGCACACCCAGTTGGTACGCGTCGATGGCATCGGTCAGTACGAACTGCTGGGCGAGAGCCTGGACGATGCCGCCGGCGAAGCGTTCGACAAGACCGCCAAGCTGATCGGCCTCAACTACCCCGGTGGCCCGGAAATCGCGCGCCTGGCCGAGCAGGGTGTACCTGGGCGGTTCGTGTTCCCGCGGCCGATGACTGACCGCCCGGGGCTGGAATTCAGCTTCAGCGGCCTCAAGACCTTCGCCCTCAACACCTGGCAGCAATGCAAGAACGCTGGCGACGACAGCGAGCAAACCCGTTGCGACCTGTCCCTGGCATTCCAGCAGGCAGTGGTGGAAACTTTGACCATCAAGTGCAAGCGGGCGCTCAAGCAGACCGGCCTCAAGCGCCTGGTCATCGCGGGTGGCGTGAGTGCCAACAAGGCCTTGCGTGCGTCCCTTGAGGACATGCTCGCCAGCATCAAGGGCAATGTGTACTACGCGCGCCCGCAGTTCTGTACCGACAACGGCGCGATGATCGCTTACGCCGGTTGCCAGCGCCTTTTGGCCGGGCAGCAGCAGGACCTGGCGATCAGCGTGCAGGCACGCTGGCCGATGGAGCAGTTGCCACCGCTGTAA
- the apaH_1 gene encoding Bis(5'-nucleosyl)-tetraphosphatase, symmetrical (*Name apaH_1), which produces MATYAVGDLQGCLQPLKCLLERVSFNPAVDRLWLVGDLVNRGPESLETLRFLYSIRQSLVCVLGNHDLHLLAAWHNVERLKKSDTLREIIEAPDADLLFHWLRQQKLLHYDEPRGIAMAHAGIPPQWTLGQALGLAAEVEEVLRDDGRLKLYLDGMYGNEPNKWSKNLTGIERLRVITNYFTRMRFCTAEGKLDLKSKEGLGTAPKGYKPWFAHKDRRSRHVKIIFGHWAALEGRVDEPGVIALDTGCVWGGAMTLYNVDSGEYHRCDCADDGTLRHPAQPTTINDHT; this is translated from the coding sequence ATGGCAACCTACGCTGTCGGTGACCTTCAGGGCTGCCTGCAACCTCTCAAATGCCTGCTCGAACGTGTCAGTTTCAACCCGGCTGTCGACCGCCTGTGGCTGGTCGGCGACCTGGTCAACCGCGGCCCCGAATCATTGGAAACCCTGCGTTTCCTGTATTCGATCCGCCAGTCGCTGGTCTGCGTACTCGGCAACCATGACCTGCACCTGCTGGCCGCTTGGCACAACGTCGAGCGCCTGAAAAAAAGCGACACGCTGCGCGAGATCATCGAAGCACCAGACGCCGACCTGCTGTTCCACTGGCTGCGCCAGCAAAAACTGCTGCATTACGACGAGCCACGCGGCATCGCCATGGCACACGCCGGCATCCCGCCACAGTGGACGCTCGGCCAGGCCCTTGGCCTGGCGGCCGAGGTGGAAGAAGTACTGCGCGACGATGGCCGCCTGAAGCTGTACCTCGACGGCATGTATGGCAACGAGCCGAACAAGTGGAGCAAGAACCTCACCGGTATTGAACGCCTGCGCGTCATTACCAACTACTTCACACGCATGCGCTTCTGCACTGCCGAGGGCAAGTTGGACCTCAAGAGCAAGGAAGGCCTGGGCACCGCGCCCAAAGGCTACAAGCCCTGGTTTGCACACAAGGACCGCCGCTCGCGGCATGTGAAGATCATCTTCGGCCACTGGGCTGCCCTGGAAGGCCGCGTCGACGAGCCGGGCGTCATCGCCCTGGACACCGGCTGCGTGTGGGGCGGCGCCATGACCTTGTACAACGTCGACAGCGGCGAATACCACCGCTGCGACTGTGCCGACGACGGCACCCTGCGCCACCCGGCACAACCCACTACAATCAACGACCACACCTGA
- the rpsU gene encoding 30S ribosomal protein S21 (*Name rpsU): protein MPAVKVKENEPFDVALRRFKRSCEKAGVLAEVRSREFYEKPTAERKRKAAAAVKRHAKKVQREQRRAVRLY from the coding sequence ATGCCAGCCGTCAAAGTTAAAGAGAACGAACCCTTCGACGTAGCTCTGCGTCGTTTCAAGCGCTCCTGCGAAAAAGCCGGTGTACTGGCTGAAGTTCGTAGCCGCGAGTTTTACGAGAAGCCGACCGCCGAGCGTAAGCGCAAAGCAGCTGCTGCTGTTAAGCGTCACGCCAAGAAAGTACAGCGCGAACAGCGCCGCGCCGTTCGTCTGTACTAA
- a CDS encoding hypothetical protein (Stress response UPF0229 protein YhbH) encodes MSYVIDRRLNGKNKSTVNRQRFLRRYREHIKKAVEEAVSRRSIMDMEHGEQISIPGRDIDEPVLHHGRGGKQTVVHPGNKEFTAGEHIPRPQGGGGGGGGRGKAGNSGDGMDDFVFQITQEEFLEFMFEDLELPNLVKRHLTGTDTFKTVRAGIANEGNPSRINIVRTLRSAHARRIALTGSSRALLREAQKELDRLRVEEPDNFTDIQEVEQEIERLKARINRLPFLDTFDLKYNLLVKQPNPSSKAVMFCLMDVSGSMTQATKDIAKRFFILLYLFLKRNYDRIEVVFIRHHTSAREVDEEEFFYSRETGGTIVSSALKLMQEIMAERYPASDWNIYAAQASDGDNWNDDSPICRDILSKQIMPHVQYYTYVEITPREHQALWYEYERIGEAFPDTFAQQQLVSAGDIYPVFRELFQRRLAT; translated from the coding sequence ATGAGCTACGTTATAGACCGACGCCTGAACGGCAAGAACAAGAGCACGGTCAACCGCCAGCGCTTTTTGCGGCGGTACCGCGAACACATCAAGAAAGCCGTCGAGGAGGCGGTAAGCCGCCGTTCCATCATGGACATGGAACATGGCGAACAAATCAGCATTCCGGGCCGTGACATCGACGAGCCTGTGCTGCACCACGGTCGCGGCGGCAAACAGACCGTCGTGCACCCAGGCAACAAGGAATTCACCGCCGGCGAACATATCCCCAGGCCGCAAGGCGGTGGCGGGGGCGGCGGGGGCCGCGGCAAGGCTGGCAACTCCGGCGATGGCATGGATGACTTCGTCTTCCAGATCACCCAGGAAGAATTCCTCGAATTCATGTTCGAGGACCTCGAACTGCCCAACCTGGTGAAACGCCACCTGACCGGGACCGACACTTTCAAGACTGTGCGCGCGGGTATCGCCAACGAAGGCAACCCGTCACGTATCAACATTGTGCGTACCCTGCGCTCGGCGCATGCCCGGCGGATCGCCCTGACCGGCAGCAGCCGCGCACTGCTGCGTGAAGCACAAAAGGAACTCGATCGCCTGCGGGTCGAGGAGCCGGACAACTTCACCGACATCCAGGAAGTCGAACAGGAAATCGAACGCCTGAAGGCACGCATCAACCGCCTGCCCTTCCTTGATACGTTCGACCTCAAGTACAACCTGCTGGTCAAGCAGCCCAACCCCAGTTCCAAGGCGGTGATGTTCTGCCTGATGGACGTGTCCGGCTCCATGACCCAGGCCACCAAGGACATCGCCAAACGCTTCTTCATCCTGTTGTACCTGTTCCTCAAGCGTAACTATGACCGCATCGAAGTGGTATTCATCCGCCACCACACCAGCGCCCGGGAAGTCGATGAGGAAGAGTTCTTCTACTCGCGGGAAACCGGCGGCACCATCGTCTCCAGCGCGCTCAAGCTGATGCAGGAGATCATGGCCGAACGCTACCCGGCCAGCGACTGGAACATCTACGCCGCCCAGGCTTCTGACGGCGACAACTGGAACGACGACTCGCCAATCTGCCGCGACATCCTCTCCAAGCAGATCATGCCGCACGTGCAGTACTACACTTACGTCGAGATCACCCCCCGTGAGCACCAAGCGCTGTGGTACGAATACGAGCGCATCGGCGAAGCTTTCCCCGACACGTTCGCGCAGCAGCAGTTGGTATCGGCCGGTGACATCTACCCGGTCTTCCGTGAACTCTTCCAGCGCAGGTTAGCCACATGA
- the apaG gene encoding Protein ApaG (*Name apaG), whose translation MSDPRYQIDVSVVTRYLKEQSDPENSRFAFAYTITVQNSGSLKAKLLSRHWLITNGDGEVEEVRGSGVVGQQPNIDPGQSHTYSSGAVISTRVGTMQGSYQMFAEDGKRFDAEIAPFRLAVPGALH comes from the coding sequence ATGTCCGACCCCCGCTATCAAATCGACGTCAGCGTCGTGACCCGCTACCTGAAAGAACAATCCGACCCCGAAAACAGTCGTTTCGCGTTCGCCTACACCATCACCGTGCAGAACAGCGGCTCGCTCAAGGCCAAGCTGTTGTCACGCCACTGGCTGATCACCAACGGTGACGGCGAGGTGGAGGAAGTGCGCGGCTCCGGTGTAGTCGGCCAGCAGCCCAACATCGACCCGGGCCAGAGCCACACCTATAGCAGCGGCGCGGTCATCAGCACCCGCGTGGGCACCATGCAGGGCAGTTACCAGATGTTTGCCGAAGACGGTAAGCGCTTCGACGCCGAGATTGCCCCCTTCCGCCTCGCGGTGCCCGGGGCGCTGCACTGA
- the glpE_1 gene encoding Thiosulfate sulfurtransferase GlpE (*Name glpE_1): MSEFKRIPPEQALELRKQEGAVVVDIRDSQAFAAGHITGARHLDNTSVAEFIRNADLDAPTLVVCYHGNSSQSAAAYLVGQGFSDVYSVDGGFELWRATYPAETAQGTAE, encoded by the coding sequence ATGAGCGAATTCAAGCGCATCCCTCCCGAGCAGGCCTTGGAGCTTCGCAAGCAAGAAGGTGCGGTCGTCGTCGACATTCGTGACTCGCAAGCCTTCGCCGCCGGCCACATTACCGGCGCCCGGCACCTGGATAACACGTCGGTTGCCGAGTTCATCCGCAATGCCGACCTCGACGCCCCCACCCTGGTGGTCTGCTACCACGGCAATTCCAGCCAGAGCGCTGCCGCCTACCTGGTAGGCCAGGGCTTTTCCGACGTGTACAGCGTGGACGGCGGCTTTGAACTGTGGCGCGCCACCTACCCGGCCGAGACCGCCCAAGGCACCGCCGAATAA
- the dnaG gene encoding DNA primase (*Name dnaG) gives MEVPREQGRRDQKPRQPTDSPLYPLLDAASEFYRQALRSHPTRKAAVDYLKGRGLSGEIARDFCLGFAPPGWDNLLKHLGADTLQQKVMIDAGLLIENAESGKRYDRFRDRVMFPIRDSRGRIIAFGGRVLGDDKPKYLNSPETPVFHKGQELYGLYEARKHNRNLDEIIVVEGYMDVIALAQQGLRNAVATLGTATSEEHLKRLFRVVPSVLFCFDGDQAGRKAAWRALESTLSNLQDGRRARFLFLPEGEDPDSLVRAEGTDAFKARINQHAQPLADYFFEQLGVEADPRSLEGKAHMATLAAPLIEKIPGANLRQLMRNRLKEITGLDPQQVEQLAQQAPAASNVPDYDPGYDYDAMASYTPDYGDMPQHDFAPVQQEQAWKPNKGGGKKQWSDKPWDKNRKGGKPWQQRDEAPPRVPAPVEPPTLAALRTLLHHPLLAGKVEDASHFADEEHLYSQLLVALIEAAQKNPGLSSMQLIARWHGTEQGRLLRALAEKEWLIVADNLEQQFFDTITSLSARQRERSLEQLLRKSRQSELTSEEKTQLLALLSRNVPAQTPTSSGA, from the coding sequence ATGGAAGTACCCCGCGAGCAGGGCCGTCGCGACCAGAAGCCTCGCCAGCCAACCGACTCGCCACTGTACCCGCTGCTGGACGCCGCCTCGGAATTCTACCGCCAGGCCCTGCGTAGCCACCCGACCCGCAAGGCTGCGGTGGACTACCTTAAGGGCCGCGGCCTGTCCGGCGAGATCGCTCGCGATTTCTGCCTGGGCTTTGCCCCGCCCGGCTGGGACAACCTGCTCAAGCACCTGGGTGCCGACACCCTGCAGCAAAAGGTCATGATCGATGCCGGCCTGCTGATCGAGAACGCCGAAAGCGGCAAGCGCTACGACCGTTTTCGCGACCGGGTGATGTTCCCCATCCGCGACAGCCGTGGGCGCATCATCGCCTTCGGCGGCCGGGTACTGGGCGACGACAAGCCCAAGTACCTGAACTCCCCTGAAACCCCGGTGTTTCACAAGGGTCAGGAGCTGTACGGGCTGTACGAGGCGCGCAAACACAACCGCAACCTCGACGAGATCATCGTCGTCGAGGGCTACATGGACGTCATCGCCCTGGCTCAGCAGGGCCTGCGCAATGCCGTGGCCACCCTTGGCACCGCCACCAGCGAAGAGCACCTCAAGCGCCTGTTCCGGGTAGTGCCCAGCGTGCTGTTCTGCTTCGACGGCGACCAAGCCGGGCGCAAGGCCGCCTGGCGTGCGCTGGAGTCGACCCTGTCGAACCTGCAGGACGGCCGCCGCGCGCGCTTTCTGTTCCTGCCTGAAGGCGAAGACCCGGACAGCCTGGTACGCGCCGAAGGCACCGATGCCTTCAAGGCCCGCATCAACCAGCACGCCCAACCGCTGGCCGACTACTTCTTCGAGCAACTGGGCGTAGAAGCCGACCCGCGCTCGCTGGAAGGCAAGGCGCACATGGCAACCCTGGCCGCACCGTTGATCGAAAAAATCCCCGGTGCCAACCTGCGCCAACTGATGCGCAACCGCCTGAAGGAAATCACCGGCCTGGACCCGCAGCAGGTCGAGCAGCTGGCGCAACAAGCGCCGGCAGCCAGTAACGTGCCGGACTACGACCCTGGCTACGACTACGACGCCATGGCCAGCTACACCCCTGACTACGGTGACATGCCGCAGCACGACTTCGCCCCCGTTCAGCAAGAACAGGCGTGGAAGCCGAACAAGGGCGGTGGCAAAAAGCAGTGGAGCGACAAACCCTGGGACAAGAACCGCAAGGGCGGCAAGCCCTGGCAGCAACGTGACGAAGCGCCACCGCGTGTGCCAGCCCCGGTCGAACCCCCCACCCTGGCGGCACTGCGCACGTTGCTGCACCACCCATTGCTGGCCGGCAAGGTAGAAGATGCCAGCCACTTTGCCGACGAAGAACACCTGTACAGCCAGCTGTTGGTGGCATTGATCGAAGCCGCACAGAAAAATCCTGGGCTAAGCTCAATGCAGCTGATTGCACGTTGGCATGGTACCGAACAGGGCCGCCTGCTGCGGGCCCTGGCGGAAAAGGAATGGCTGATCGTAGCCGACAACCTTGAACAACAGTTTTTCGACACTATAACTAGCTTGTCCGCCCGCCAACGCGAGCGCAGCCTGGAACAACTGCTCAGGAAATCACGTCAAAGTGAATTGACCAGCGAGGAAAAAACCCAGCTTCTCGCCCTGCTGAGCCGTAATGTTCCCGCACAAACGCCGACCTCATCTGGCGCGTGA
- the folB gene encoding Dihydroneopterin aldolase (*Name folB) → MDRVFIEGLEVDTVIGAYDWERDIRQCLRLDLSFAWDNRPAAAGDDLSLALDYASVSARIQGFAEQARFELVETFAERLVATLMEEFHIPWVRLKLTKPGAVPAARGGVGVEIERGCL, encoded by the coding sequence TTGGACAGAGTGTTCATCGAAGGCCTGGAAGTCGATACCGTCATCGGTGCCTATGACTGGGAGCGGGATATTCGCCAGTGCTTGCGCCTGGACCTGAGCTTTGCCTGGGACAACCGCCCGGCCGCAGCGGGTGACGATTTGAGCCTGGCGCTGGACTATGCCAGCGTGTCGGCGCGCATCCAGGGGTTTGCCGAGCAGGCGCGTTTCGAGTTGGTCGAAACCTTCGCCGAGCGCCTGGTGGCAACCTTGATGGAAGAATTCCATATCCCCTGGGTGCGGTTGAAACTGACCAAGCCAGGTGCGGTACCGGCTGCCCGTGGTGGTGTTGGCGTGGAGATCGAGCGCGGATGTCTCTGA
- the rsmA gene encoding Ribosomal RNA small subunit methyltransferase A (*Name rsmA) — MNEQYQHRARKRFGQNFLHDAGIIDRILRAINAKAGEHLLEIGPGQGALTEGLLGSGAQLDVVELDKDLVPILQHKFAGRSNFRLHQGDALKFDFNQLGVPPRSLKVVGNLPYNISTPLIFHLLSHAGLIRDMHFMLQKEVVERMAAGPGGGDWGRLSIMVQYHCRVEHLFNVGPGAFNPPPKVDSAIVRLVPHEVLPFPAKDHLLLERVVREAFNQRRKTLRNTLKGLLDSAAIEAAGVDGSLRPEQLDLAAFVRLADQLADQQQA, encoded by the coding sequence ATGAACGAGCAATACCAACACCGGGCGCGCAAGCGCTTCGGCCAGAACTTCCTGCACGACGCCGGCATCATCGACCGTATCCTGCGTGCCATCAATGCCAAGGCCGGTGAACACCTGCTGGAAATCGGCCCGGGCCAGGGCGCCCTGACCGAAGGCCTGCTGGGCAGCGGCGCACAACTGGATGTGGTGGAGCTGGACAAGGACCTGGTGCCGATCCTGCAGCACAAGTTCGCTGGCCGCAGCAACTTCCGCCTGCACCAGGGCGACGCCCTGAAGTTCGACTTCAACCAGCTGGGTGTGCCACCGCGCAGCCTCAAGGTGGTGGGCAACCTGCCCTACAACATTTCCACCCCGCTGATCTTCCACTTGCTCAGCCATGCCGGTCTGATCCGCGACATGCACTTCATGCTGCAAAAAGAAGTGGTCGAGCGCATGGCCGCCGGCCCTGGTGGTGGTGACTGGGGGCGTTTGTCGATCATGGTGCAGTACCATTGCCGCGTCGAACACCTGTTCAACGTTGGCCCTGGCGCCTTCAACCCGCCGCCGAAGGTGGACTCGGCCATCGTCCGCCTGGTGCCGCACGAAGTGCTGCCGTTCCCGGCCAAGGACCACCTGCTGCTGGAGCGCGTCGTTCGCGAAGCCTTCAACCAGCGCCGCAAGACACTGCGCAATACCCTGAAAGGCCTGCTCGACAGCGCGGCCATCGAGGCAGCCGGGGTGGATGGCAGCCTGCGCCCGGAACAGCTGGACCTGGCGGCCTTTGTGCGCCTGGCTGACCAGCTGGCCGATCAGCAACAAGCCTGA
- the rpoD gene encoding RNA polymerase sigma factor RpoD (*Name rpoD) yields MSGKAQQQSRIKELITRGREQGYLTYAEVNDHLPEDISDPEQVEDIIRMINDMGINVFESAPDADALLLAEADTDEAAAEEAAAALAAVETDIGRTTDPVRMYMREMGTVELLTREGEIEIAKRIEEGIREVMGAIAHFPGTVDYILSEYDRVTTEGGRLSDVLSGYIDPDDNIAAPTEEVPIPGAKAAAAKEESDDEEEEAESSDDEEEAESGPDPVVAAQRFGAVSDQLQATAKVVKKNGRDHKESIAALQALADLFMPIKLVPKQFEVLVERVRDALNRLRQQERAIMQLCVRDARMPRADFLRMFPSNETDQTWSGDLAKRNTKWAAALGEKDAAIVACQQKLIDLETETGLTVAEIKDINRRMSIGEAKARRAKKEMVEANLRLVISIAKKYTNRGLQFLDLIQEGNIGLMKAVDKFEYRRGYKFSTYATWWIRQAITRSIADQARTIRIPVHMIETINKLNRISRQMLQEMGREPTPEELGERMEMPEDKIRKVLKIAKEPISMETPIGDDEDSHLGDFIEDSTMQSPIDVATVESLKEATRDVLSGLTAREAKVLRMRFGIDMNTDHTLEEVGKQFDVTRERIRQIEAKALRKLRHPTRSEHLRSFLDE; encoded by the coding sequence ATGTCCGGAAAAGCGCAACAGCAGTCTCGTATCAAAGAGTTGATCACCCGCGGTCGTGAGCAGGGCTACCTGACTTACGCGGAGGTCAACGACCACCTGCCTGAGGATATTTCAGATCCTGAACAGGTGGAAGACATCATCCGCATGATCAACGACATGGGGATCAACGTATTCGAGAGTGCTCCGGATGCGGATGCCCTTCTGTTGGCGGAAGCCGACACCGACGAAGCCGCGGCCGAAGAAGCCGCTGCTGCGTTGGCGGCAGTTGAAACCGATATCGGCCGTACGACCGACCCGGTGCGCATGTACATGCGCGAAATGGGTACCGTCGAGCTGCTGACCCGCGAAGGCGAAATCGAAATCGCCAAGCGTATCGAGGAAGGCATCCGTGAAGTGATGGGCGCTATCGCCCACTTCCCGGGTACTGTCGACTACATTCTCAGCGAATATGACCGCGTCACCACCGAGGGTGGCCGTCTGTCCGACGTGCTCAGCGGTTACATCGACCCTGACGACAACATCGCCGCACCGACCGAAGAAGTGCCGATCCCTGGCGCCAAGGCCGCTGCCGCGAAGGAAGAGTCCGACGACGAAGAGGAAGAAGCCGAGAGCAGTGACGACGAGGAAGAGGCCGAAAGCGGCCCGGACCCGGTAGTCGCAGCCCAGCGTTTCGGTGCGGTATCCGACCAGCTTCAGGCGACCGCCAAGGTCGTGAAGAAGAACGGTCGCGACCACAAGGAAAGCATCGCGGCCCTGCAAGCCCTCGCCGACCTGTTCATGCCGATCAAGCTGGTACCAAAGCAGTTCGAGGTTTTGGTTGAGCGTGTTCGTGATGCCCTGAACCGTCTGCGTCAGCAAGAACGCGCCATCATGCAGCTGTGCGTGCGTGATGCCCGCATGCCGCGTGCCGACTTCCTGCGCATGTTCCCGAGCAACGAAACCGACCAGACCTGGAGCGGTGACCTGGCCAAGCGCAACACCAAATGGGCTGCCGCCCTGGGTGAAAAGGACGCCGCCATCGTTGCTTGCCAGCAGAAGCTGATCGACCTTGAGACCGAAACCGGCCTGACCGTTGCCGAGATCAAGGACATCAACCGTCGCATGTCGATCGGTGAAGCCAAGGCCCGCCGCGCCAAGAAAGAAATGGTCGAGGCGAACCTGCGTCTGGTGATCTCCATCGCCAAGAAGTACACCAACCGTGGCCTGCAGTTCCTCGACCTGATCCAGGAAGGCAACATCGGCTTGATGAAAGCGGTGGACAAGTTCGAATACCGTCGCGGCTACAAGTTCTCGACTTACGCCACCTGGTGGATCCGTCAGGCGATCACCCGTTCGATCGCCGACCAGGCACGCACCATCCGTATTCCGGTGCACATGATCGAGACGATCAACAAGCTCAACCGTATTTCCCGTCAGATGCTGCAGGAAATGGGTCGCGAACCGACCCCGGAAGAGCTGGGCGAACGCATGGAAATGCCTGAGGACAAGATCCGCAAGGTACTGAAGATCGCCAAAGAGCCGATCTCCATGGAAACCCCGATCGGTGACGACGAAGATTCGCACCTGGGCGACTTCATCGAGGACTCGACCATGCAGTCCCCGATTGACGTGGCCACGGTCGAAAGCCTCAAGGAAGCCACCCGTGACGTGCTCTCGGGCCTGACTGCACGCGAAGCCAAGGTGCTGCGCATGCGTTTCGGTATCGACATGAACACCGACCACACCCTCGAAGAGGTGGGCAAGCAGTTTGACGTAACGCGTGAGCGGATCCGTCAGATCGAAGCGAAGGCGTTGCGCAAACTGCGCCACCCGACTCGCAGCGAGCATCTGCGCTCCTTCCTCGACGAGTGA
- the plsY gene encoding putative glycerol-3-phosphate acyltransferase (*Name plsY), with protein MFWLLALLAYLLGSLSFAIVLSRLSGSPDPRSSGSGNAGATNMLRLAGRKLAILTLLGDLCKGLLPVLLARVAGLDLHAQAWVGVCAVLGHLFPLYFRFQGGKGVATAAGMLMGLYFPAALLAIGAWLLTFYLTRTSSLAALIATPLTLPLLAWREPEALLPITVLTVMIVWRHRNNLRDLFAGRERHF; from the coding sequence ATGTTTTGGTTACTGGCGTTGCTCGCCTACCTGCTCGGCTCACTGTCCTTCGCCATTGTCCTCAGCCGCCTTTCGGGCAGCCCGGACCCGCGTTCCAGCGGTTCGGGCAATGCCGGCGCCACCAACATGCTACGCCTGGCAGGCCGTAAACTGGCGATCCTGACCCTGCTTGGCGACCTGTGCAAGGGCCTTTTGCCGGTACTGCTCGCCCGCGTTGCCGGGCTGGACCTGCACGCGCAAGCCTGGGTGGGCGTATGCGCGGTGCTGGGCCACCTGTTCCCGCTGTACTTCCGCTTCCAGGGCGGCAAGGGCGTGGCGACGGCTGCCGGCATGCTCATGGGCCTGTACTTCCCGGCCGCGCTGCTGGCCATCGGCGCCTGGCTGCTGACCTTCTACCTCACCCGCACCAGCTCCCTGGCGGCACTGATTGCTACGCCACTGACCCTGCCATTGCTGGCCTGGCGCGAGCCCGAGGCCCTGTTGCCGATCACCGTGCTGACCGTGATGATCGTATGGCGCCACCGCAACAACCTGCGCGACCTGTTTGCGGGGCGCGAACGGCACTTCTGA